From the Rhizomicrobium palustre genome, the window TTCCGCCGACAAGCTGTTTGCCCAGATCACCTATACCGGCAATAAGATCCAGGATTCCGGCGCATTTGACGAGCAGCAAGCCGTCACCGGACGTCTCGCGGGGCTGCCGTTCTCGAACGACAGCACCAAGCTCCTTCTCAGCGCGGCAGGCAGCTATGTCTTTAAAGTGGCGGATGCCGCGGCCGGACAAGGCGCAGCGCGTACCATCACCTTGAACGCGCCACCGGAAATCACCGTCGACAATACCGGCACAAAGTTTGTTACCTCCGGTTCGCTGAATGCGGAACGTGTCTGGCAATATGGGTTGGAAGCGGCAGCCGAATGGCAGAGCCTTTACACGCAAGCGGGATATTTCCGCTATGGTGTCGATCTTCGCGCCAATGCGGGCGCTTATGGTTTTGGCGGCTGGTATGGGCAGGCGAGCTATCTTCTCACCGGAGAAAGCCGCCCCTATTCCGCAGCGACGGCCTCTTTCGGCAATCCCAAACCGCGTATTCCTTTCTCACTCTCCGGCGGGGGCTGGGGGGCTTGGGAAGTGGCGGCACGCTATTCCGATCTTGATCTCAACGATCATGCTGGAATGAAGGGCGCGGCCTTGCCGACCGGCGGGCTTCGCGGTGGCGAGCAGAAGGCGTGGACGCTGGGCGTGAACTGGTATCCCAATCAGGCGCTGAAATTCGAAGCGCAATACCAGAATGTCGGCATTGACCGGCTCGGCACCATCCCGGCGGCGGGGACTAAACCTGCCGTCAACAATGCCTTCGTGGGTCAGTCGCTCAACATCATCGCGCTGCGCTCGCAGATCGCGTTTTAGCTTTTCAGGGGCGTGCTGCGGCGCGCCCCTACTTTTCTTTCAGCGCCCGCAGCATTTGGCGGCGCATTACAAATCCTGCCGCGATCAGCATCAGCCCGAACACCACCATATCCATGCCATGTTCGGCAAAGCGCAGCGGTTGAAAACCGTGCAGCGCGAAGGCTGGATAGACGAACGCCTCAAAGCCCGCATCTGCGAAGAACAACGCGGCAGCACCCATCACCACCCAGAAGGTACTGAGGATAGTACCCTCGCCCGGCGCCTCTTCCGGCAGCAAGAAACGGCGGAACGCTATTGCCAGCACCGCCGCCAAAGCCAGAAACGCGATGATGATCTCGCGTGCGACATGCGGCCCGAAACGGTCATCGATAAACACCGCGCCCATATAGACCAACGCGGCCAGCACTACCGGCAGAAAAATCGCGAGCAGCACGGGCGTGCGCGCCATTTTACGCCGCCTTGGCAATGGGCGGCGCGGCGGGCACGTCGGGCTTGGAGCGGTCCTTGGCTTGGGCGCGGGCACTGATGGCCGCTGTCACCACTGTGGCGGCATAGGGAAGGCTCTGTACCCCCAGCATCACGATCCAAAGCCAGGAGGCCGGATCGTCATACCGACCCGTGGAAATCACCGAACAGATCGCCAGAATGATCGCCGCGAAAAGCGTCGTCTCTTGCCACACGCCGCGCAAGGCTTGGCTCAGCATCGCCTCATCGGCCATTTTCGGCGTGCGGAAGAAAGGAACGCCGCTGGTGAAAATCCCGCTCCACACCGCTTTCGATACCGTGTGGGTGAGCGCGAGCCCGGCGACTGCTGCGAGGAATGCCCCGCGCATGCCGGAACGTACTTTGGAGGGATAGAGCAGCAGCGTCTTTGCCATCTTGGCCGCGAAAAGCGCGAGCGCAGCGCCAGACAGCACCGGCAGCGGCACGTCGACATAACGCGGCGCGGCCCACATCGCGAAAGTCCAGGCGATGGCGATGAAGGTCACCACCAGCCCCAGCCCGTCGGAAATCCAGGGCAGCCAGCCCGAGAGGAAGTGATAGCGCTGCGCCAGCGACAGCTTGCTGCCGCCTTGGAAGATCGCCTTGGAATGCTTTTTCAAAATCTGCATGGCGCCATAGACCCAGCGATAGCGCTGGCCCTGAAAAGCCTTCAGCGTATCGGGGATCACGCCGCGGCCCATGCTTTGCGGGATATAGGCAGCGCCATAGCCTGCTTCGAACAGGCGAAGCCCCAGCTCGGTGTCCTCGGTGATGCACCAGGTTGCCCAGCCGCCTACCTCGTCCAGCTTATCGCGGCGCACGATGGTCATGGTGCCGTGCTGGATGATGGCATCACTTTCGTTGCGCTCCACCATGCCGATATGGAAGAAGCCGCGATATTCCTCGTAGCACATCGCCTTGAACAGGCTTTCCTGCCCGTCGCGGTAATCCTGCGGGCCTTGCACGATGGCGATGCGTTCCTCGGCGAAATACGGCAGCGTAAGGCGCAGCCAATTGGGCTCGACCAGATAATCGCTGTCGATCACCGCAATGTATTTCGCATCAGGATGGGTGAGCGTCATGGCGATGTTGAGCGCGCCCGCCTTGAACCCTTTCACGCCAGAGAAATGGAAAAAACGGAAGCGCGGCCCCAGCGCGGCACAATGGGCCTGCACCGGGCGCCAGGTTTCTTCATCCGGCGTGTTGTTGTCGAGAATGACGACCTCGAAATTCTCATAATCGAGCTCGGCGAGCGCATTCAGCGTCGCGATCATCATATCCGGCGGTTCGTTGTAACAGGGCACGTGAATCGAGACGAGCGGCGCGACTTCCGGAATCTCGGCCTTCACCGCGCGGCGCTCCACCCGCCACAGCACCGCTGCCATCTCGATGCCTTCCGTCAGCACCACAATGGAGGCAAGCAGCACCAGCGGCGACATCAGAATGATCATCGCGATGTTGTAGGGATCGATGTAGTTCAGCGAGGTGGTGTCGAAGAGCAAAAGGATGCCGGAGGTCACCAGCACCACCAGCCCGCCCATGACGAAATAGCCGATCGCCTTCACCCGTGGCATGCGCGAGAGGATCACCAGGCCCAAAAGCAGCGAGAATAACGCCGCCACAAAGGTATATTTGCGCCATTCGGGGAAAGAGCGCACATCGCCGGTGAAATGGAATTTCGGCTGGCCTTCCGCATTGAAAAGGCCCCAATAGGCACCCGCACTGCCGCCCTTGCCTTCATGCGCCGCTTTCCAGGGCTGATCATAGGCTTCGATGATGTAGTAGTCGTAGCCCTTATTCAGCGCGAGCTGCACGAAGTTGCGGATGAAGAAGGCCTGATTGGCGGGGTTGGCTTCCGCGTTATTCATAGTGCGGCCCTGGCTCGGCCAGCCCACTTCACCAATTACGATCGGCTTATCGGGAAATTCGTCCTGCACCAGATTGTAATGGGACTGCAAAAATCCGTTCGCGGTGCGCACATCCGCGCCTTCCCAATACGGCAGAAGGTGCACGAAAATGACGTCGCAATACTGCCCGACTTCAGGATGCAAAAGCCAGGTGGACCAGGTTTCCGCGGTCGTCACCTTGATACGCGCGGGCAAGGCTTTGCGCACGCGTTTGATATAGCCGTTAAGCTGATCGCCGGTGACGTCGCCACGCATCACCGATTCATTGCCGACGATGACGCGATCCACGACGCGGCGATTGGCGAGAATGGCGCCGAGCGCCTTCTCCAATTCGATTTCATTCTTATCGAGGTCGGCACCGATCCAAATGCCAACGGATACCGTCAGCCCATAGCGCCGCGCGATCTCGGGCACTTTGTCGAGGCCGTAGTTGACCGTGTAGGTGCGCACATGGCCGGTGAAGCGCGAAAGCTGCGCCATGTCGGCGTCAATGCGGTCCGGCGTGACATGCTTGAATTGATAACTGTCGTAGGTATGGCTTGGGTAATAGGTGACGCCGCGCACGAGGCCGTCCCAGTCGGGGGCCACGAGGGTGTAATCGCGGCTCGCCCAGAACAGCGCGCTGGCCGAAACGACCAGAAACAGCGCGAGGCCGATGCGGATAATGCCGCCCCGGCCGCGCAATAATGCCCTAAGCCTCTCGATCAAGGTCTGTTATTTCCCGTCATCCGGGCCGAGATCTTCGCCGGCATGCTTGTCATCGGGGTCATTTGGATCAGCCGGACGCAAACGCGGCGGCGTCACCTTTTTCAGCTCCACTTCGAAAACCAGGGTCTGGTTCGGCGGAATGGAACCATCGGGCGTACCCGCCTCGCCATAGCCGAGCTTGCCGGGGATGACGATCTCCCACTTGTCGCCAACCTTCATCAGCGAGAGCGCTTCGGCCCAGCCGGAGATCAGCGAGTTCACCTTGAAGCGGACCGGCATGCCCTCTTCGGTACCGTCGAAGACCTTCCCGTTGATCAGCTTGCCCGTGTAATAAACGGTGACGTAATCAACCAGCCGGGGCCGTCTGCCGAACCCGTTGGTGATGATGCGATAGCGCAAGCCGTCCGGCTTCACGATCACGCCGGGCTTCTTGTCATAGGCGGCCAGAAAAGCCTGGTTGGCCTGAGGGCTCAACTTTGGATCAGCTGCCGC encodes:
- a CDS encoding FKBP-type peptidyl-prolyl cis-trans isomerase, producing the protein MRRGWMVAVLALAFVGIALAGQARAAAADPKLSPQANQAFLAAYDKKPGVIVKPDGLRYRIITNGFGRRPRLVDYVTVYYTGKLINGKVFDGTEEGMPVRFKVNSLISGWAEALSLMKVGDKWEIVIPGKLGYGEAGTPDGSIPPNQTLVFEVELKKVTPPRLRPADPNDPDDKHAGEDLGPDDGK
- a CDS encoding glycosyltransferase yields the protein MIERLRALLRGRGGIIRIGLALFLVVSASALFWASRDYTLVAPDWDGLVRGVTYYPSHTYDSYQFKHVTPDRIDADMAQLSRFTGHVRTYTVNYGLDKVPEIARRYGLTVSVGIWIGADLDKNEIELEKALGAILANRRVVDRVIVGNESVMRGDVTGDQLNGYIKRVRKALPARIKVTTAETWSTWLLHPEVGQYCDVIFVHLLPYWEGADVRTANGFLQSHYNLVQDEFPDKPIVIGEVGWPSQGRTMNNAEANPANQAFFIRNFVQLALNKGYDYYIIEAYDQPWKAAHEGKGGSAGAYWGLFNAEGQPKFHFTGDVRSFPEWRKYTFVAALFSLLLGLVILSRMPRVKAIGYFVMGGLVVLVTSGILLLFDTTSLNYIDPYNIAMIILMSPLVLLASIVVLTEGIEMAAVLWRVERRAVKAEIPEVAPLVSIHVPCYNEPPDMMIATLNALAELDYENFEVVILDNNTPDEETWRPVQAHCAALGPRFRFFHFSGVKGFKAGALNIAMTLTHPDAKYIAVIDSDYLVEPNWLRLTLPYFAEERIAIVQGPQDYRDGQESLFKAMCYEEYRGFFHIGMVERNESDAIIQHGTMTIVRRDKLDEVGGWATWCITEDTELGLRLFEAGYGAAYIPQSMGRGVIPDTLKAFQGQRYRWVYGAMQILKKHSKAIFQGGSKLSLAQRYHFLSGWLPWISDGLGLVVTFIAIAWTFAMWAAPRYVDVPLPVLSGAALALFAAKMAKTLLLYPSKVRSGMRGAFLAAVAGLALTHTVSKAVWSGIFTSGVPFFRTPKMADEAMLSQALRGVWQETTLFAAIILAICSVISTGRYDDPASWLWIVMLGVQSLPYAATVVTAAISARAQAKDRSKPDVPAAPPIAKAA